One stretch of Tenacibaculum sp. MAR_2010_89 DNA includes these proteins:
- a CDS encoding SulP family inorganic anion transporter codes for MGRKNNIKTFLGELPQNIFAGFVVSLIALPLGFGLALASGAPPMSGIIAAIVGGSVVAILGGSNVTITGPGNGLVVVILAAITTLGAGDMQQGFLYTLAAIVVSGVIMIILGFLRLGSLGDFFPSSAIQGMLAAIGIGIFAKQIHVMFGNLDAKGSIIDLLLQVPEGIVNFTKTDSQSVFYAGMVGVISLLIMIFYSKIRNKYFQLIPAPMWIVVLSVGMYYYFDMVSPSTYPIDKSLLINLPDNVLSSFAFPDFGKVYDFEFINAVIAITLIASIESLLSIKAVDKLDPLKRRSNVNKDIRALGLATVISGFLGGLNVVTVIARSSVNVNNKGSNRSANFFHASFLVAFILLFASELRKIPLPALAAILVYTGYKLASPENIKKVFKIGKEQLIIFLITLFTTITTNLITGILVGIFSTFIIHVIINKSFMFFIRNLLKPNVLMFTEDGKYYVSVENFSSFLNYTRLKSKLNQIPEHEDAIVDFSLCDFVDHSIMENMNNYIETFKRKGGYFEIIGLDGYKTGSEHPFALRKNIPTNLIDKSKKTVLTKRQKSVSKISKELGWSYKTTPKEVTEIPEFGYFKTRQINKVSNILSNENCALFDVEFSEGELIAKQIIKATMFYISIDEKVPEFTLDREGIFEYIYHFAGFKDIDIEDHPDFSRRFYLSGKNQFDIRSFFTDELILFFESNNYYHIEGSKNGLLIIGKERLAGVKEIKQLANFGIRLKDVIHKEEPIAVL; via the coding sequence ATGGGAAGAAAGAATAATATTAAAACATTTTTAGGAGAGTTACCTCAAAATATATTTGCAGGTTTTGTTGTTTCATTAATAGCCCTTCCTTTGGGGTTTGGATTAGCTTTAGCTTCTGGTGCTCCACCAATGTCAGGAATTATAGCCGCAATAGTTGGTGGATCTGTAGTTGCTATTTTAGGTGGATCTAATGTTACTATAACTGGTCCTGGTAATGGTTTAGTTGTTGTTATTTTAGCTGCTATTACAACATTAGGTGCTGGTGATATGCAGCAAGGATTCTTATATACATTAGCTGCTATTGTAGTTTCTGGAGTTATCATGATTATCCTTGGTTTCCTTAGACTTGGTTCTTTAGGAGACTTTTTTCCTTCGTCCGCCATCCAAGGAATGTTAGCTGCAATTGGTATAGGAATATTCGCCAAACAAATACATGTTATGTTTGGTAACCTGGATGCTAAGGGTAGTATTATTGACTTGTTACTTCAAGTACCTGAAGGCATTGTTAATTTTACAAAAACAGATAGTCAAAGTGTTTTTTATGCTGGAATGGTTGGTGTTATAAGTTTACTTATAATGATATTTTATAGTAAAATACGTAATAAATACTTTCAATTAATCCCTGCTCCTATGTGGATTGTTGTTTTAAGTGTTGGTATGTATTATTACTTTGATATGGTATCACCTTCAACATATCCAATAGATAAAAGTTTATTAATAAACTTACCTGATAATGTACTTTCTAGCTTTGCTTTCCCTGATTTTGGAAAAGTATACGATTTTGAATTTATTAATGCTGTTATTGCAATTACTTTAATTGCTAGTATTGAAAGTTTATTAAGTATAAAAGCAGTTGATAAACTAGACCCTTTAAAAAGACGTTCAAATGTAAATAAAGATATTAGAGCTTTAGGATTAGCTACGGTAATCAGTGGTTTTCTAGGTGGTTTAAATGTGGTTACAGTTATTGCTCGTAGCTCAGTAAATGTTAACAACAAAGGGAGTAATCGTTCTGCTAACTTTTTTCATGCATCTTTTTTAGTTGCTTTTATTTTACTATTTGCTTCAGAGTTACGTAAAATACCATTACCTGCTCTTGCAGCTATTTTAGTTTATACAGGTTACAAATTAGCCTCACCTGAAAATATTAAAAAAGTATTTAAAATAGGAAAAGAGCAATTAATTATATTCTTAATTACATTATTTACCACTATTACTACCAATTTAATTACAGGAATCCTTGTTGGTATATTTTCTACCTTTATTATTCATGTAATTATTAATAAAAGTTTCATGTTTTTCATTAGAAACTTATTAAAGCCAAATGTTTTAATGTTTACTGAAGATGGTAAATATTACGTTTCAGTTGAAAATTTCTCAAGCTTTTTAAACTATACTCGTTTAAAATCTAAGCTAAACCAAATACCTGAACATGAAGATGCTATTGTAGATTTCTCTTTATGTGATTTTGTTGACCATTCAATTATGGAAAATATGAACAACTACATTGAGACTTTTAAACGAAAAGGCGGATACTTTGAAATTATTGGTTTAGATGGTTACAAAACTGGAAGTGAACATCCATTTGCTTTACGTAAAAACATACCAACAAATTTAATTGATAAATCGAAAAAAACTGTTTTAACAAAACGCCAAAAATCAGTTTCTAAAATTAGTAAAGAGTTAGGTTGGAGTTATAAAACCACTCCAAAAGAAGTTACTGAAATCCCAGAATTTGGATATTTTAAAACACGCCAAATTAATAAAGTATCTAACATTTTATCAAATGAAAATTGTGCTTTATTTGATGTTGAATTTTCTGAAGGAGAATTAATCGCTAAGCAAATTATTAAGGCAACAATGTTTTATATTAGTATAGATGAAAAAGTTCCTGAGTTTACTTTAGATAGGGAAGGAATTTTCGAATACATCTATCATTTTGCAGGCTTTAAAGATATTGATATTGAAGACCACCCTGATTTTTCTAGGCGTTTTTATTTATCTGGAAAAAACCAATTTGACATAAGAAGTTTTTTCACTGATGAATTAATTTTATTTTTTGAAAGTAATAATTATTATCATATTGAAGGTAGTAAAAATGGACTACTAATTATCGGTAAAGAACGTTTAGCTGGTGTTAAAGAAATTAAACAACTAGCTAATTTTGGAATTCGTTTAAAAGATGTTATTCATAAGGAAGAGCCTATAGCAGTTCTATAG
- the pbpC gene encoding penicillin-binding protein 1C has translation MVLVFFKKHKIKIISSAILLVLYYFCLPEKLFEDPTSTVVIAKNKELLGALIADDGQWRFPELDSIPKKFEQCILQFEDAHFYKHFGFNPVSLAKALKENIKAKRVVRGGSTITQQVIRLSRKNKRRSYIEKLKELIYATRLEFRISKKEILKLYASHAPFGGNVVGLEMASWRYFGLQPNQLSWAESATLAVLPNAPSLIYPGKNQLKLKKKRNRLLNKLYKKKIIDKTTYELALEEELPQKPFPLPSIAPHFVQEVGKELKGKHIKSTIDFHLQKRVNYLVKQHYERQKQNEVFNIAVLVLDVETRKVLSYIGNSPTNKKHQKDVNNVISPRSTGSTLKPFLYAQMLQSGNLLPTQLIPDVPTEIAGYTPKNFDLTFDGAVPANEALTRSLNIPAVRMLQSYGLEKFREDLKEYQIKHINKSADYYGLSLILGGAEASLWDLCKTFASYSGIVNHYEKLGHKYYENEFIEPIFIELNEVNFGATTEKYNKIDAGTAFLTLNTLTEVNRPFTDQAWKYFDSSQKIGWKTGTSFGNKDAWAIGTNSKYVVGVWVGNSDGEGRPDLTGVGSAAPLMFDVFDVLPKSNWFLAPYENLVEESICEKSGYLALPICNSIIKRVQKNGVRAKSCPYHKQITIDQTEKFRVNSNCESVTSIKNKTWFILPPLMAHYYQQKNANYRVLPSYRSDCVILDSNTMDFVFPTKQYSKISLTKSEDTKTNPLILKLTHANAEAKVYWYLNNVFIGETKEYHEQAINPKEKGVYKITVIDDLGNERKRTIELL, from the coding sequence GTGGTGTTAGTTTTTTTTAAAAAACATAAAATAAAAATAATTAGTAGTGCTATTTTATTAGTTCTATATTATTTCTGTTTACCCGAAAAACTATTTGAAGATCCTACTTCAACAGTTGTTATTGCAAAAAATAAAGAATTGCTAGGTGCACTTATAGCTGATGATGGACAATGGAGGTTTCCAGAGTTAGATTCTATTCCTAAAAAATTTGAACAATGTATTTTACAATTTGAGGATGCTCATTTTTATAAACACTTTGGTTTCAATCCAGTTTCTCTTGCAAAGGCATTAAAAGAGAATATTAAAGCTAAAAGAGTTGTTAGAGGAGGAAGTACTATTACTCAACAAGTAATTCGTTTGTCGCGTAAAAATAAAAGACGATCTTATATTGAAAAATTAAAGGAATTAATTTATGCAACTCGTTTAGAGTTTAGAATTTCAAAAAAAGAAATATTAAAGTTATATGCGTCACATGCACCTTTTGGAGGAAATGTTGTAGGCTTAGAAATGGCTTCTTGGCGTTATTTTGGGCTACAACCTAACCAACTGTCTTGGGCTGAAAGTGCTACTTTAGCAGTGTTGCCTAATGCACCATCATTGATATATCCAGGTAAAAATCAATTAAAATTAAAAAAGAAACGAAACAGGCTATTAAATAAACTTTACAAAAAAAAAATAATTGATAAAACTACTTATGAATTAGCTTTAGAAGAAGAGTTACCTCAAAAACCCTTTCCTCTTCCTTCTATTGCTCCTCATTTTGTTCAAGAAGTAGGAAAGGAACTCAAAGGAAAACATATAAAAAGTACCATAGATTTTCATTTACAAAAACGTGTAAATTATTTAGTAAAACAACATTACGAACGACAAAAGCAGAATGAAGTTTTTAATATTGCTGTACTAGTATTAGACGTTGAAACTAGAAAAGTATTGAGCTACATAGGGAATTCTCCAACTAATAAAAAACATCAAAAAGATGTAAATAATGTGATTTCTCCAAGAAGTACAGGTAGTACTTTAAAGCCTTTTTTATATGCGCAAATGCTTCAATCAGGAAATTTACTTCCTACTCAATTAATACCTGATGTTCCAACAGAAATTGCAGGCTATACACCAAAAAACTTTGACCTGACTTTTGATGGAGCAGTTCCAGCCAACGAAGCATTAACTCGTTCGCTGAATATTCCTGCCGTACGTATGTTACAGTCGTATGGATTGGAAAAATTCAGAGAAGATTTAAAAGAGTATCAGATAAAGCATATTAATAAATCAGCTGATTATTATGGGTTATCTTTAATTTTAGGTGGAGCAGAGGCTAGCTTATGGGATTTGTGTAAAACCTTTGCAAGTTATTCAGGTATTGTTAATCATTATGAAAAATTGGGACATAAATATTATGAAAATGAATTTATAGAGCCTATTTTTATAGAGTTGAATGAGGTTAATTTTGGAGCTACAACTGAGAAATACAATAAAATAGATGCAGGCACCGCTTTTTTAACACTAAATACCTTAACTGAAGTAAATAGACCATTTACAGATCAAGCATGGAAATATTTTGATTCTTCTCAAAAAATAGGATGGAAAACTGGTACTAGTTTTGGTAATAAAGATGCATGGGCTATAGGAACTAATTCAAAGTATGTTGTAGGTGTTTGGGTAGGTAATTCTGATGGGGAAGGAAGGCCAGATTTAACAGGTGTAGGTAGTGCTGCTCCATTAATGTTTGATGTTTTTGATGTTTTACCAAAGTCAAATTGGTTTTTAGCCCCTTATGAAAACTTGGTTGAAGAAAGTATTTGTGAAAAAAGTGGTTATTTAGCATTACCAATATGTAATTCAATTATTAAAAGAGTCCAAAAAAATGGAGTACGAGCTAAATCATGCCCATATCATAAGCAAATAACTATTGATCAAACTGAAAAATTTAGAGTAAATTCAAATTGCGAATCTGTTACTAGTATAAAAAATAAAACATGGTTCATATTGCCTCCATTAATGGCACATTATTACCAGCAAAAAAATGCTAATTATAGAGTATTACCAAGTTATAGAAGTGATTGTGTTATTTTAGATTCCAATACAATGGACTTTGTTTTTCCAACAAAACAATATTCAAAAATCTCATTAACAAAATCTGAGGATACTAAAACAAACCCACTAATACTTAAATTAACTCACGCAAATGCAGAAGCTAAAGTTTATTGGTATTTAAATAATGTGTTCATAGGAGAAACAAAAGAATACCACGAGCAAGCTATAAACCCTAAAGAAAAAGGAGTCTATAAAATTACTGTAATAGACGATTTAGGAAATGAAAGAAAGAGAACTATAGAACTGCTATAG
- the recN gene encoding DNA repair protein RecN, which produces MLTHLKIHNYALINQLSIDFTKGLSIITGETGAGKSILLGALGLVMGNRADLSSLKNAEKKCIIEAQFLLGGYNLESVFEELDVDYEEETIIRREILPSGKSRAFVNDTPVNLSVLTALKVKLIDIHSQHQTIQLSDINFQFSILDALAKNQAKIASYKRGLRKYNGLKKELKELKDQAQKSTEQYEYNLHLFNELEEANLKVGEQKTLEEKIEKLNNIEDIKLNLSEGLQITVNEDLGIQTQLHSLESKLQKISSFSAEYEELTSRVSSIKIELDDIVTELESANEQVDFNPNEIEELNDRLQLIYNLEKKHGVATIEELQKIHESLSEKVAQVEGASENITKKESEIIAVAVKLDEVASLITKGRNKGIPKLQKELKYLLTELGMPNAQFLIEVKPSVIYTVNGKDELVFLFSANKGGNFGELKKVASGGELSRIMLSIKKILSSNIQLPTIIFDEIDTGVSGEVSNKIAKIMNDMGENMQVITITHLPQIASQGQQHYKVFKGEEKGVTTSNLKRLNYDERVAEIAEMLSGKDFSESALTHAKELLG; this is translated from the coding sequence TTGCTTACACATTTAAAAATACATAATTACGCTTTAATCAATCAATTATCGATTGATTTCACCAAAGGGCTATCTATAATAACTGGTGAAACTGGAGCAGGGAAATCGATTTTATTAGGAGCTTTAGGTTTAGTAATGGGAAATCGAGCTGATTTGTCATCACTAAAAAATGCAGAAAAAAAATGTATTATTGAAGCTCAGTTCTTATTAGGTGGATACAATTTAGAATCCGTTTTTGAGGAATTAGATGTAGATTATGAAGAGGAAACAATTATAAGAAGAGAGATTTTACCATCTGGTAAATCTAGAGCTTTTGTAAATGATACTCCTGTAAATCTATCAGTTTTAACAGCTTTAAAAGTAAAATTGATAGATATACACTCTCAGCATCAAACTATACAGTTATCTGATATTAACTTTCAATTTTCAATTCTTGATGCTCTAGCTAAAAATCAAGCTAAAATAGCTTCTTATAAAAGAGGTTTACGTAAGTATAATGGATTAAAAAAAGAATTAAAAGAGTTAAAAGATCAGGCTCAAAAGTCAACTGAACAATACGAATATAATCTTCATTTATTTAATGAACTAGAAGAAGCAAACCTTAAAGTAGGAGAACAAAAAACTTTAGAAGAGAAGATTGAAAAACTTAATAATATTGAAGATATTAAGTTAAACTTATCTGAAGGTTTACAAATAACTGTTAATGAAGATTTAGGTATACAAACTCAATTACATTCTTTAGAAAGTAAGTTACAGAAAATAAGTTCTTTTTCAGCTGAATATGAAGAGTTAACTTCTAGAGTTTCAAGTATAAAAATTGAATTAGACGATATTGTAACTGAATTAGAATCTGCCAATGAACAAGTAGATTTTAATCCGAATGAAATAGAAGAACTAAACGATAGACTACAACTTATATATAACTTAGAAAAGAAACATGGTGTGGCTACGATTGAAGAATTACAAAAAATTCATGAATCATTATCAGAAAAAGTAGCACAAGTTGAAGGAGCGAGTGAAAATATAACTAAGAAGGAATCTGAAATTATAGCTGTAGCTGTTAAATTAGATGAAGTAGCTAGTTTAATTACTAAAGGAAGAAATAAAGGAATACCTAAGTTACAAAAAGAGTTAAAGTATTTATTAACTGAGTTAGGTATGCCAAATGCACAGTTTTTAATAGAAGTAAAACCAAGTGTAATTTATACAGTAAATGGTAAAGACGAATTAGTGTTTTTATTTTCAGCAAATAAAGGTGGTAATTTCGGTGAACTAAAAAAAGTAGCTTCTGGTGGTGAACTTTCCAGAATAATGCTTTCCATTAAAAAAATACTTTCAAGTAATATTCAATTGCCAACCATTATTTTTGATGAAATAGATACAGGTGTTTCTGGAGAAGTTTCAAATAAAATAGCAAAAATAATGAATGATATGGGTGAGAATATGCAAGTAATAACTATTACACATTTACCGCAAATAGCTTCACAAGGACAGCAACATTATAAAGTTTTTAAGGGAGAAGAAAAAGGGGTAACTACTTCAAATTTAAAACGCTTAAACTATGATGAAAGAGTTGCTGAAATAGCAGAAATGTTAAGCGGAAAAGATTTTTCTGAAAGTGCATTAACACATGCTAAAGAATTATTAGGATAA
- a CDS encoding universal stress protein codes for MINKIIIGIAFSPNLKANLLEAIRLANMFKAELIGVHVGEKSIQKENQLKKLLFEAPKLLKGFTTIWQEGEPVDVILSTTTQQQADLLILGALQKENIYKYYVGSIARKLTRKSPCSVLLLIKPSTERVPCKHIVVNGLQDEDTEETIKTAFTISKNLDCKRVTIVEEISQNELNVTVSDDKTLLKATEVKEQLKNREDLRVKNILKTIDIKDINVKTQSIFGRRGYSIGHYAKVKRADLLIMNAPKKTGILHRIFPHDIEYILSELPTDVLIVK; via the coding sequence TTGATTAACAAAATTATTATAGGTATTGCATTTTCTCCTAATTTAAAAGCCAATTTACTAGAGGCTATCAGATTAGCGAACATGTTTAAAGCAGAATTGATAGGTGTTCATGTTGGTGAAAAATCAATTCAAAAAGAAAATCAATTAAAAAAGTTGCTTTTTGAAGCACCAAAGCTACTAAAAGGATTTACAACTATTTGGCAAGAAGGAGAGCCAGTAGATGTTATTTTGAGTACCACAACTCAACAGCAAGCAGATTTACTTATTTTAGGAGCCTTACAAAAAGAAAATATCTATAAATATTATGTAGGATCTATCGCTCGAAAACTAACAAGAAAATCACCTTGTTCTGTTTTACTTTTAATAAAACCTTCTACTGAACGTGTTCCTTGTAAACATATTGTTGTTAATGGTTTACAGGATGAAGACACAGAAGAAACTATTAAAACAGCTTTTACTATTTCAAAAAATTTAGATTGTAAAAGAGTTACCATTGTAGAAGAAATTAGTCAAAACGAATTAAACGTAACAGTAAGTGATGATAAAACACTTCTCAAAGCAACTGAAGTAAAAGAACAGTTAAAAAACAGAGAAGATTTACGTGTAAAAAACATACTTAAAACTATAGATATTAAAGATATAAATGTAAAAACGCAAAGTATTTTCGGTAGAAGAGGATATTCTATTGGGCATTATGCTAAAGTTAAAAGAGCTGATTTACTTATAATGAATGCTCCAAAAAAAACAGGGATTTTACATAGAATTTTCCCTCATGATATAGAATATATCTTATCAGAATTACCAACCGATGTTTTAATAGTTAAATAA
- a CDS encoding sodium:proton antiporter, with translation MIELAGIIILGILAQWVAWKFKIPAILPLILIGLIVGPIAAQFFNEDGSKWIEPVWNGEKGLFPGDGLYYFVSLAISIILFEGGLTLRRGEIKNIGPVISKLITLGSAITFFGAGITAHYIFNLNWKLSFLFSGLIIVTGPTVITPILRNIPLKKDVSAVLKWEGILIDPIGALVAVLVFEFISVGGGAGFTLTALLEFLKILLFGTTFGFTFAHALIFIIDKKWVPHYLLNVVSLSTVLLVFVESELFAHESGLLAVVVMGMVLGNSKLKDLKEILYFKESLSVLLISILFILLAANMDYKELMLLYEWKTLLLFALIVFIIRPLAVFLSTHKSNLKTNEKLFISWVGPRGIVAAGIASLFGSKLMKQGVDGAEYITPLVFMVVLGTVLLNATTARLFAKLVGVFLKRSNAIMIIGASEVARLIAKYLQENDRRVVIIDSNRDNIEKANNEGLESYEINVYDNELTDNIELNDVGYMIAMTGSDSINEYAMSNFSSIFGEQGSYRLANSKEVNTKEYEDEEKLFTKEDDYFSLLEAIREFPEVHETLIKSKEEYKTVLGKINEELKSIPILVKNKSNEILLISEFEKKITSMENWSLVYVGKNLEF, from the coding sequence ATGATTGAATTAGCTGGGATTATAATTTTAGGGATTTTAGCACAATGGGTTGCATGGAAGTTTAAGATTCCTGCTATTTTACCTTTAATATTAATTGGATTGATTGTAGGGCCTATTGCGGCTCAGTTTTTTAATGAAGATGGTAGTAAATGGATTGAGCCAGTTTGGAATGGAGAAAAAGGATTATTTCCTGGAGATGGGCTGTATTATTTTGTTTCATTGGCTATTAGTATTATTCTTTTTGAAGGAGGATTAACGTTAAGAAGAGGGGAAATAAAGAATATTGGACCTGTTATTAGTAAGTTAATAACGCTAGGATCGGCAATTACATTTTTCGGAGCAGGGATTACTGCTCATTACATATTCAATTTAAATTGGAAACTTTCATTTTTGTTTTCAGGTTTAATTATTGTTACAGGACCAACGGTAATTACTCCTATTTTAAGAAATATACCTTTAAAGAAGGATGTTTCTGCTGTACTAAAATGGGAGGGAATATTAATTGATCCTATTGGAGCATTAGTTGCCGTATTGGTATTTGAGTTTATTAGTGTTGGAGGAGGAGCTGGATTTACTTTAACAGCTTTATTGGAGTTTTTAAAAATTTTATTATTTGGAACAACATTCGGATTTACATTTGCGCACGCTTTAATTTTCATAATTGATAAAAAATGGGTTCCACATTACTTGTTAAATGTAGTTTCATTATCAACTGTATTGTTAGTTTTTGTAGAGTCTGAATTGTTTGCGCATGAATCAGGCTTATTAGCTGTGGTAGTTATGGGAATGGTACTAGGAAATAGCAAGTTAAAAGATTTAAAAGAAATATTATATTTTAAAGAATCACTTAGTGTATTATTAATTTCTATATTATTTATTTTATTAGCTGCGAATATGGATTATAAAGAGCTAATGCTATTGTACGAGTGGAAAACATTATTACTTTTTGCATTAATAGTTTTTATAATAAGACCTTTAGCAGTGTTTTTAAGTACGCATAAATCTAATTTAAAAACAAATGAAAAGCTTTTTATTAGTTGGGTAGGACCAAGAGGTATAGTTGCAGCAGGTATTGCTTCTTTATTTGGATCTAAGTTAATGAAGCAAGGAGTAGACGGAGCTGAGTATATAACTCCGCTTGTTTTTATGGTTGTTTTAGGTACTGTATTGTTAAATGCAACTACTGCAAGATTGTTTGCTAAATTAGTAGGTGTGTTTTTAAAACGATCAAATGCAATAATGATAATAGGAGCATCTGAAGTAGCTAGATTAATAGCAAAGTATTTGCAAGAGAATGATAGAAGGGTAGTGATTATTGATTCTAACAGAGATAATATAGAAAAGGCTAATAATGAAGGATTAGAATCCTATGAAATTAATGTATATGACAATGAGCTTACTGATAACATAGAGTTAAATGACGTAGGTTATATGATAGCAATGACAGGAAGTGACTCAATAAATGAATATGCAATGTCAAATTTCTCGTCTATTTTTGGAGAGCAAGGTTCTTACCGTTTAGCTAACTCTAAAGAAGTAAATACAAAAGAATATGAAGATGAGGAAAAGTTATTTACCAAAGAAGATGATTATTTTAGTTTACTAGAGGCTATCAGAGAATTTCCTGAAGTTCATGAAACTCTTATTAAATCTAAGGAAGAGTATAAAACTGTACTAGGGAAAATCAATGAAGAACTGAAATCTATTCCTATTTTGGTAAAAAATAAATCAAATGAAATCTTATTAATTTCAGAGTTTGAAAAAAAGATTACATCTATGGAAAACTGGAGTTTAGTTTATGTAGGTAAAAATTTAGAATTCTAA
- a CDS encoding tRNA-dihydrouridine synthase: MSFTLLSSPLQGFTDFRFRNAQNKYFGGIDTFYAPYIRLNGKFKIKSSYERDLQPENNTTLTVIPQVITNDPDEFLFVAKYVQSLGYKELNWNLGCPYPMVTKSGMGSGLICNPARIDEVLSKAHNETDILVSMKMRMGYENSEEILHAFPTLDKYPLKNVAIHARIGKQLYKGGVDLDAFQKCIDTSKHQLYYNGDITSVEGFKLMTERFPSITHFMIGRGLIADPFLPQMIKDNTTEYPTDRWQRFEAFHNEIYQQYDEALSGPTPIKMKMLGFWEYFSKSFSDPRKTYKKIKKAGNQKKYQVAVKEIFNNEK; this comes from the coding sequence ATGAGTTTTACCTTACTTTCATCACCTTTACAAGGTTTTACAGATTTCCGTTTTAGAAATGCACAAAACAAATATTTTGGTGGTATTGATACTTTTTATGCCCCTTATATTCGTTTAAATGGGAAATTTAAAATAAAATCAAGTTATGAACGTGATTTACAACCTGAAAATAACACAACTTTAACGGTTATACCACAGGTAATAACAAATGATCCTGATGAATTTTTATTTGTAGCTAAATATGTACAAAGTCTTGGTTACAAAGAATTAAATTGGAATTTGGGGTGCCCCTATCCAATGGTTACAAAATCAGGAATGGGATCTGGTTTAATTTGTAACCCAGCAAGAATTGATGAAGTTTTATCTAAAGCACATAATGAAACTGATATTTTAGTTTCTATGAAAATGCGAATGGGATATGAAAATAGCGAAGAAATTCTACACGCATTCCCTACTTTAGATAAATATCCTCTTAAAAATGTAGCCATTCATGCACGAATAGGAAAGCAATTATATAAAGGTGGAGTTGATTTAGACGCTTTTCAAAAATGTATTGATACTTCAAAACATCAATTATACTATAATGGCGATATTACTTCTGTAGAAGGATTCAAGTTAATGACAGAACGTTTTCCTAGCATTACTCATTTTATGATTGGACGAGGTTTAATTGCTGATCCGTTTTTACCACAAATGATAAAAGATAACACTACAGAATATCCTACTGATAGATGGCAACGTTTTGAAGCTTTTCATAATGAAATTTATCAACAATACGACGAGGCATTGTCTGGTCCTACTCCTATTAAAATGAAAATGCTCGGTTTTTGGGAATACTTTTCTAAATCTTTTTCTGACCCAAGAAAAACTTACAAGAAAATAAAAAAAGCAGGGAATCAAAAAAAATATCAAGTAGCTGTTAAAGAAATATTTAATAATGAAAAATAA
- a CDS encoding type 1 glutamine amidotransferase domain-containing protein: protein MKKVLFVLTSHDELGTTGEKTGFWIEEFAAPYYFFKDNNVEVILASPKGGQPPIDPKSELPDFQTASTIRFYKDEETKEIVSKTIKLNTVDQADYDAVFYPGGHGPLWDLVEDKDSILLIESFIKNNKPVGAVCHAPAIFKHTKNEEGTPLVKGKKVTGFSNTEEEAVQLTNVVPFLVENMLKENGAIFSKGDDWAPYVLEDELLITGQNPASSELVAEILLKKLK from the coding sequence ATGAAAAAAGTATTATTTGTATTAACTAGTCATGATGAACTTGGGACTACTGGTGAAAAAACTGGATTTTGGATAGAAGAGTTTGCAGCTCCCTATTATTTTTTTAAAGATAATAATGTTGAGGTTATTTTGGCATCACCTAAAGGAGGGCAACCACCAATAGATCCAAAAAGTGAATTGCCAGATTTTCAAACTGCATCCACAATTAGGTTTTATAAAGATGAAGAAACAAAAGAGATTGTATCAAAAACAATAAAATTAAACACAGTTGATCAAGCAGATTATGATGCTGTATTTTATCCAGGAGGGCATGGTCCTTTATGGGATTTAGTAGAAGACAAAGATTCAATTTTACTTATTGAATCATTCATAAAAAATAATAAACCGGTAGGAGCTGTTTGTCATGCACCAGCTATTTTTAAACATACAAAAAATGAAGAGGGAACTCCGTTAGTAAAAGGGAAAAAGGTTACTGGATTTTCTAATACTGAAGAGGAAGCTGTGCAATTAACAAACGTGGTTCCGTTTTTAGTAGAAAATATGCTAAAAGAAAATGGAGCAATATTTTCTAAAGGTGATGATTGGGCACCTTATGTTTTAGAAGATGAATTATTAATTACTGGTCAAAATCCTGCATCTTCTGAATTAGTGGCTGAAATTTTATTAAAAAAACTGAAATAA